A stretch of Spodoptera frugiperda isolate SF20-4 chromosome 6, AGI-APGP_CSIRO_Sfru_2.0, whole genome shotgun sequence DNA encodes these proteins:
- the LOC118267557 gene encoding acid phosphatase type 7, protein MKLFVISLLLGTGWCLDIPTAGANIKYDCEYCQPEQIHIAFGNKANDIVVTWSTFNDTHDSRVQYGEGYMDKEATGFSKLFVDGGRRKRRQYIHTVTLKDLKFDTSYVYHVGSVYGWSEEFIFHTAPEGEDWPVRAAIYGDMGSGNAQSLSYLQDEAQRNKFDVILHVGDFAYDMDSKNALVGDEFMRQIQPLATVVPYMTCPGNHEEKYNFSNYAARFAMPGPDSSLFYSFDLGPVHFVSISTEVYYYLNYGIKLISAQYDWLKEDLEKANLPENRSRRPWIVLFGHRPMYCNDRLDVDCNMELTRIGLHGLWPLEPLLKDYGVDLVIWAHDHLYERSFPLYDNKVYNGSTEYPYVNPGAPVHIITGSAGCKEGHSHFKDHPAPWSAFRSSDYGYTRFEAHNKTHVYMEQVNVEQNGQVIDSLWLVKDLHKPYDI, encoded by the exons ACAAAGCAAATGACATAGTGGTGACATGGTCAACGTTCAACGACACACATGACTCGCGCGTGCAGTACGGCGAGGGCTACATGGACAAGGAGGCGACTGGCTTTAGCAAACTGTTCGTGGATGGGGGCCGGCGCAAGCGCAGGCAGTACATACACACCGTCACCTTGAAGGACCTCAAGTTTGATACTAGTTACG TGTACCACGTGGGCTCTGTGTATGGATGGTCGGAGGAGTTCATATTCCACACGGCACCGGAGGGTGAGGACTGGCCTGTGCGGGCTGCCATTTACGGCGACATGGGCAGCGGAAATGCAcag tcTCTGTCGTACCTACAAGACGAGGCTCAACGTAACAAGTTTGATGTGATCCTACATGTGGGAGACTTTGCCTACGACATGGATTCGAAAAATGCTCTGGTGGGCGATGAGTTCATGCGACAGATCCAGCCGCTTGCCACCGTCGTACCATACATGACATGCCCCGGGAACCATGAGGAGAAATA CAATTTCAGTAACTACGCAGCGCGCTTCGCAATGCCCGGCCCAGACTCAAGCCTTTTCTATAGTTTCGACCTGGGCCCCGTGCACTTCGTGTCTATCTCCACCGAGGTTTACTACTACCTAAATTACGGCATTAAATTGATCAGTGCCCAATATGACTGGTTGAAGGAAGATCTTGAGAAAGCCAACCTTCCAGAGAACAG ATCGAGGAGACCATGGATAGTGTTGTTTGGACACAGACCCATGTACTGCAATGACCGTCTCGATGTAGACTGCAACATGGAACTGACGCGGATTGGGCTGCACGGACTCTGGC CTTTGGAACCTCTACTGAAAGACTACGGTGTGGACCTGGTGATTTGGGCCCATGATCATTTGTACGAGAGGTCATTCCCCCTGTACGACAATAAGGTGTACAACGGTTCCACTGAATATCCCTACGTCAATCCTGG AGCTCCAGTGCACATCATAACTGGATCGGCTGGCTGTAAAGAGGGGCATTCCCACTTCAAAG ACCACCCTGCTCCATGGTCCGCCTTCAGGAGCAGTGACTACGGATACACGAGGTTCGAAGCGCACAACAAGACTCACGTCTACATGGAACAG GTCAATGTGGAACAAAACGGTCAAGTCATAGACTCTCTGTGGCTGGTCAAAGATCTTCACAAGCCTTACGATATCTAA
- the LOC118267502 gene encoding acid phosphatase type 7 isoform X2 has protein sequence MKLIIISVLLGMCWARKLHIREAGPKYECSHCQPEQIHIAFGEKVNDIVVTWSTFNDTEESRVQYGVGIMDTEATGSSKLFIDGGKLMRSQYIHTVTLKDLKFNTRYVYHAGSVYGWSEEFWFHTPPAGEDWPVRAAIYGDMGNKNAHSLSYLQDEAQRDHFDLVLHVGDFAYDMDTDNALVGDEFMRQIQPLAAIVPYMTCPGNHEQAYNFSNYAARFTMPGPDSSLFYSFDLGPVHFVSISTEVYYFTRYGLKLIVNQYNWLKEDLAKANLPENRRRRPWLVVMGHRPMYCSDSNDIDCSCEYTRNGLLGVYGLEPLLMEFGVDLVIWAHEHSYERTWPLFDNRVYNGSYDKPYVNPGAPVHIITGSAGCQEATDPFRPDPMSWSAFRNSDYGYTRFVAHNKTHIYMEQVDVDLKGKIIDSFWLVKNQHKSYNIKH, from the exons AtgaagttaataattatttccGTGTTGTTGGGGATGTGTTGGGCTAGAAAGTTACATATTCGAGAGGCAGGACCTAAGTATGAATGTTCCCACTGTCAGCCAGAACAGATACATATTGCCTTTGGAG aaAAAGTAAACGACATAGTGGTAACATGGTCGACGTTCAACGACACGGAGGAGTCGCGCGTGCAGTACGGAGTGGGCATCATGGACACGGAGGCGACTGGCTCCAGCAAACTGTTCATCGACGGAGGCAAGCTCATGCGCAGCCAGTACATACACACCGTCACATTGAAGGACCTTAAGTTTAACACGAGATATG TGTACCACGCGGGCTCTGTGTACGGCTGGTCCGAGGAGTTCTGGTTCCACACGCCGCCAGCAGGCGAGGACTGGCCCGTGCGCGCTGCCATCTACGGAGACATGGGCAACAAGAATGCACAT TCTCTATCTTACCTGCAAGACGAGGCGCAACGTGATCACTTCGACCTGGTGCTGCACGTGGGAGACTTCGCGTACGACATGGACACCGACAACGCACTGGTCGGGGACGAGTTCATGAGGCAGATACAGCCGTTGGCAGCCATCGTGCCTTACATGACCTGTCCTGGGAACCACGAACAGGCTTA CAACTTCAGCAACTACGCGGCTCGCTTCACGATGCCCGGCCCGGACTCGAGTCTGTTCTACAGCTTCGACCTGGGCCCGGTACACTTCGTGTCCATCTCCACCGAGGTATACTACTTCACGCGGTACGGACTCAAGCTCATCGTCAACCAGTACAACTGGCTCAAGGAGGATCTCGCTAAGGCCAATCTGCCGGAGAACAG ACGGCGGCGGCCCTGGCTGGTGGTGATGGGGCACCGGCCCATGTACTGCAGCGACTCCAACGACATCGACTGCAGCTGCGAGTACACACGGAACGGACTGCTCGGCGTCTACG GCCTGGAGCCGCTCCTGATGGAGTTCGGCGTGGACCTGGTCATCTGGGCACACGAGCACTCGTACGAGCGGACCTGGCCGCTCTTTGACAACAGGGTCTACAACGGATCCTACGACAAGCCCTACGTCAACCCTGG AGCTCCGGTGCACATCATAACAGGGTCGGCAGGCTGCCAAGAGGCTACCGATCCCTTCAGAC CGGACCCGATGTCGTGGTCTGCGTTCCGGAACAGTGACTACGGGTACACGAGGTTCGTGGCGCACAACAAGACGCACATCTACATGGAACAG GTGGACGTGGATCTAAAAGGCAAAATAATCGACTCGTTCTGGCTCGTCAAGAATCAGCACAAATCTTACAACatcaaacattaa
- the LOC118267502 gene encoding acid phosphatase type 7 isoform X1, translated as MKLIIISVLLGMCWARKLHIREAGPKYECSHCQPEQIHIAFGEKVNDIVVTWSTFNDTEESRVQYGVGIMDTEATGSSKLFIDGGKLMRSQYIHTVTLKDLKFNTRYVYHAGSVYGWSEEFWFHTPPAGEDWPVRAAIYGDMGNKNAHSLSYLQDEAQRDHFDLVLHVGDFAYDMDTDNALVGDEFMRQIQPLAAIVPYMTCPGNHEQAYNFSNYAARFTMPGPDSSLFYSFDLGPVHFVSISTEVYYFTRYGLKLIVNQYNWLKEDLAKANLPENRRRRPWLVVMGHRPMYCSDSNDIDCSCEYTRNGLLGVYGLEPLLMEFGVDLVIWAHEHSYERTWPLFDNRVYNGSYDKPYVNPGAPVHIITGSAGCQEGRDHFLNDEPKWSAFRSQDFGYTKFKAFNTTHLYMEQVSVDLHGQVIDSMWLVKNKTVPFTNTHTTHN; from the exons AtgaagttaataattatttccGTGTTGTTGGGGATGTGTTGGGCTAGAAAGTTACATATTCGAGAGGCAGGACCTAAGTATGAATGTTCCCACTGTCAGCCAGAACAGATACATATTGCCTTTGGAG aaAAAGTAAACGACATAGTGGTAACATGGTCGACGTTCAACGACACGGAGGAGTCGCGCGTGCAGTACGGAGTGGGCATCATGGACACGGAGGCGACTGGCTCCAGCAAACTGTTCATCGACGGAGGCAAGCTCATGCGCAGCCAGTACATACACACCGTCACATTGAAGGACCTTAAGTTTAACACGAGATATG TGTACCACGCGGGCTCTGTGTACGGCTGGTCCGAGGAGTTCTGGTTCCACACGCCGCCAGCAGGCGAGGACTGGCCCGTGCGCGCTGCCATCTACGGAGACATGGGCAACAAGAATGCACAT TCTCTATCTTACCTGCAAGACGAGGCGCAACGTGATCACTTCGACCTGGTGCTGCACGTGGGAGACTTCGCGTACGACATGGACACCGACAACGCACTGGTCGGGGACGAGTTCATGAGGCAGATACAGCCGTTGGCAGCCATCGTGCCTTACATGACCTGTCCTGGGAACCACGAACAGGCTTA CAACTTCAGCAACTACGCGGCTCGCTTCACGATGCCCGGCCCGGACTCGAGTCTGTTCTACAGCTTCGACCTGGGCCCGGTACACTTCGTGTCCATCTCCACCGAGGTATACTACTTCACGCGGTACGGACTCAAGCTCATCGTCAACCAGTACAACTGGCTCAAGGAGGATCTCGCTAAGGCCAATCTGCCGGAGAACAG ACGGCGGCGGCCCTGGCTGGTGGTGATGGGGCACCGGCCCATGTACTGCAGCGACTCCAACGACATCGACTGCAGCTGCGAGTACACACGGAACGGACTGCTCGGCGTCTACG GCCTGGAGCCGCTCCTGATGGAGTTCGGCGTGGACCTGGTCATCTGGGCACACGAGCACTCGTACGAGCGGACCTGGCCGCTCTTTGACAACAGGGTCTACAACGGATCCTACGACAAGCCCTACGTCAACCCTGG GGCTCCCGTCCACATCATCACGGGCTCGGCTGGCTGCCAGGAGGGCAGGGATCACTTCCTGA ATGATGAGCCTAAGTGGTCGGCGTTTAGGTCCCAAGACTTTGGCTACACCAAGTTCAAGGCGTTTAACACGACACACCTTTACATGGAGCAG GTGTCGGTAGACCTCCACGGACAGGTGATCGACTCCATGTGGCTGGTGAAGAACAAAACTGTGCCTTTTACCAACACACATACGacacataattaa
- the LOC118267503 gene encoding uncharacterized protein LOC118267503 isoform X1, producing the protein MNWEDDILDTSNIQFIGDFDVQVQEILSYVRLTAERVHGLKLLFDDLEFALQQLSPGCQIEPFGSVVTGLGIKSSDVDCYVSLPPGELPTPQHVVRARRILGRYNTKFTKLLAITNAKVPIVKFFHIPTQCHCDVNFKSPAGVRNSKLLAFLLHWDRRALPLAILIKYWARLNNFIGTNRMGNYALMMMVVFYLQLKNILPAVYRLQANVPAYMVDGWNTAFDDSMRGEGTNTDSLYELMGDFFKCFSTFNFADFVISPYLGRAIPKKCFENFDLPDEFHLYKQHVTLDVRKKINTKVKLCVQDPFDHARNCTVGVYERLVDKIMLHLQFAAQKFSEQPSHNFLKVILTQDPNSRPISKALPPHLHKNNRIQKANRKQKQKGLRTGLSMLANNRSAITVLTKGDTSVK; encoded by the exons ATGAACTGGGAAG ATGACATACTGGACACatcaaatatacaatttattgGTGATTTTGATGTCCAAGTGCAAGAAATTTTGTCATATGTGAGACTGACTGCGGAAAGAGTACATGGTCTGAAGCTCTTGTTTGATGACTTAGAATTTGCACTGCAGCAATTGTCACCTG GTTGTCAGATTGAACCGTTTGGCTCGGTGGTGACTGGGCTCGGGATAAAGTCAAGTGATGTGGACTGCTATGTGTCGCTGCCTCCCGGCGAGCTGCCCACTCCCCAACATGTCGTCCGCGCCAGGCGGATACTAGGCCGATACAACACTAAGTTCACTAAGCTACTAGCCATCACAAATGCTAAAGTTCCCATAGTCAAGTTCTTCCATATCCCTACTCAGTGTCATTGTGACGTCAATTTCAAAAGCCCTGCCGGAGTGCGCAATAGCAAACTACTCGCTTTCCTACTGCACTGGGACAGACGAGCCCTTCCCTTAGCCATTCTGATCAAATACTGGGCTAGGCTAAACAATTTTATAGGCACCAATCGGATGGGCAATTATGCATTAATGATGATGGTGGTATTTTATTTGCAACTGAAGAACATTCTGCCCGCGGTGTATCGGCTGCAAGCGAACGTGCCGGCCTACATGGTGGACGGCTGGAACACCGCGTTCGATGACAGTATGCGTGGCGAGGGCACCAACACCGACTCGCTGTACGAGCTGATGGGCGACTTCTTCAAGTGTTTCAGTACATTCAACTTTGCTGACTTTGTCATCTCACCATATTTAGGACGCGCGATCcctaaaaaatgttttgaaaattttgatCTTCCAGATGAGTTTCATTTATACAAGCAACATGTTACTTTAGATGTCcgtaaaaagataaatacaaaagtcaaaCTATGCGTCCAAGACCCCTTCGACCACGCCAGGAACTGTACTGTTGGTGTCTACGAGAGGTTGGTCGACAAAATAATGCTTCACTTACAATTTGCGGCGCAGAAATTTAGTGAACAGCCAAGTCACAATTTTCTAAAAGTTATATTGACGCAAGATCCAAACAGCCGGCCAATTAGCAAGGCGCTACCACCGCatctacacaaaaataatagaatacAAAAAGCCAACCGGAAACAGAAGCAGAAAGGGCTGCGCACTGGCTTGTCGATGCTCGCGAACAATCGCTCGGCTATCACTGTGCTGACGAAAGGAGACACATCAGTAAAGTAA
- the LOC118267519 gene encoding speckle targeted PIP5K1A-regulated poly(A) polymerase isoform X1 yields the protein MDRAGQVSTSTASSSTGAGARNTARRRPPVSDMPDAHPHTPSSRRILVSGYPNYTQPQDILDVFAKFGNVRIDKYNSWSATLTYSNEDEVRTALSANKRLHVYGHFLAVKPYATKSDDSRPLHQPPTPKREFPLSKKKGVILEPKKIDLTGDFHTQLDNILFAVRLKMEEVQSLSLLYSDLELALQAHWPGCKAIPFGSITTGLGIRTSDADCFINIPGQFRMPTGNYVNKAKRVLQQYPGTFAEILAIPRANTPIVKLYHIPTQTNCDVTFKSPLGAQNSRLLALLLHADARLLPLAVLLKYWAKAHELTGTGKLTNYALILLLVFYLQQAPAVLPAVAWLQRDPQHAYMVDHWNTGFNADPAQFPPTVNTSSISELLGGFFEYYSIFNFDEMIVCPYLGVPIKREIFKDTANMPKEFDLYKNNVLNNYVMPMRYQTAMVVQDPFEQCHNVASTITSKLALDIKTYFKFCANAYEKEKTNGCQEFLKIILLQKPKLIRGKTHPEYRVNLFPRIVNTIISFDWKSVVRDMVMEIFENMLKIKLGKVEEKVNPDTKKEKEKYSGALTKPIWKRKSFSRLYNQMDLTLEERQGRITQEVINVEKQDINVQFQLTMTYCHEPKSAVISIRLGSGDLDAFREFGKFFISVTQNWVTELLKPFSMPNCKDTATKIAETLEANNHTSEIDSDDDEEEILILPKSHRIAQPIEPNAAETTTSSTAVSSSPTAQSVMDILTDRTQNTLTINTGSYPQSNETLKNNCNETTARNTTDMVINNTDDTSIKGVDILKNNTEENSTRNTGNCDKKNVTLTKNVENFFKNAESLVTSEAGASNKAAAAPVAAGSDVSVACALK from the exons ATGGACAGAGCCGGGCAGGTGTCCACCTCGACCGCGTCGTCGTCGACGGGCGCGGGCGCGCGGAACACGGCGCGGCGCCGCCCGCCGGTGTCTGACATGCCCGACGCCCACCCTCACACACCCTCCTCACGCAGGATTCTCGTCTCTG GTTACCCGAACTACACACAGCCGCAAGATATACTTGACGTTTTTGCAAAATTTGGCAATGTGAGGATAGATAAATACAACAGTTGGTCTGCCACTCTCACATACTCCAATGAAGACGAAGTGAGAACAGCTTTGAGTGCGAACAAGCGACTGCATGTGTACGGCCACTTCCTGGCAGTGAAGCCGTACGCTACAAAGTCTGATGACAGCCGACCGCTACATCAACCACCCACGCCGAAGCGCGAGTTTCCGCTTAGCAAAAAGAAAG GAGTCATATTGGAGCCCAAAAAGATCGACCTGACGGGTGACTTCCACACACAGCTGGACAACATCCTATTTGCTGTGAGGCTCAAGATGGAAGAAGTACAATCTCTCAGCTTATTGTATTCCGACCTCGAGTTAGCTTTGCAAGCACACTGGCCAG GTTGCAAAGCAATACCATTCGGCTCGATAACGACTGGACTGGGAATAAGAACGAGCGACGCGGACTGCTTCATTAACATCCCGGGCCAGTTCCGCATGCCCACCGGCAACTACGTGAACAAAGCCAAGCGCGTGCTGCAGCAGTACCCCGGCACCTTCGCAGAGATCCTCGCCATCCCGCGCGCCAACACGCCCATCGTGAAGCTGTACCACATCCCCACGCAGACCAACTGCGACGTGACGTTCAAGTCCCCGCTGGGCGCGCAGAACAGTCGGCTCCTGGCGCTGCTGCTGCACGCCGACGCGCGCCTGCTGCCGCTGGCCGTGCTGCTGAAGTACTGGGCCAAGGCCCACGAGCTCACCGGCACCGGCAAGCTCACCAACTACGCGCTCATACTGCTGCTGGTCTTCTACCTGCAGCAGGCGCCGGCCGTGCTGCCCGCCGTGGCCTGGCTGCAGCGCGACCCGCAGCACGCCTACATGGTGGACCACTGGAACACCGGCTTCAACGCCGACCCCGCGCAGTTTCCCCCCACCGTCAACACTTCTTCCATCTCCGAGCTGCTGGGTGGGTTCTTCGAGTATTACTCCATTTTCAATTTCGACGAGATGATCGTTTGCCCGTACCTCGGCGTTCCCATCAAAAGAGAGATATTCAAAGACACGGCCAATATGCCGAAGGAATTCGACCTGTACAAGAACAATGTGTTAAACAACTACGTCATGCCGATGAGGTATCAGACTGCGATGGTCGTGCAGGACCCTTTCGAACAATGCCATAATGTGGCTTCCACGATCACCAGCAAATTAGCTCTGGATATCAAAACTTACTTCAAATTTTGTGCTAACGCGTATGAGAAGGAAAAAACAAATGGATGTCAAGAATTTCTTAAAATTATCCTATTGCAGAAACCTAAACTGATACGTGGAAAAACGCACCCCGAATACAGAGTTAATTTGTTCCCTAGGATCGTAAATACCATAATTAGCTTTGACTGGAAGTCTGTAGTGAGAGACATGGTGATGGAGATATTTGAGAACATGTTAAAGATCAAGCTCGGCAAGGTCGAGGAGAAAGTGAACCCCGATACTAAGAAGGAAAAAGAGAAATACAGCGGCGCTTTGACTAAACCCATATGGAAGAGGAAATCTTTCTCCAGGCTCTACAACCAAATGGATTTGACATTAGAGGAGAGACAAGGAAGGATCACACAAGAAGTGATTAATGTAGAAAAACAGGACATTAATGTTCAGTTCCAGTTGACCATGACTTACTGTCATGAGCCCAAAAGCGCCGTCATCTCTATAAGACTCGGATCTGGGGATCTCGACGCATTCAGAGAATTTGGCAAGTTCTTTATATCAGTGACGCAGAATTGGGTAACCGAGTTACTGAAACCTTTCTCGATGCCCAATTGCAAGGACACTGCTACCAAAATAGCTGAAACTTTAGAAGCCAACAACCATACTAGTGAAATTGATTCCGACGACGATGAGGAGGAAATCTTAATCCTGCCGAAGTCACATCGAATTGCTCAACCTATTGAGCCAAACGCTGCAGAAACAACAACTAGCAGTACAGCTGTATCGTCGAGCCCAACGGCGCAAAGTGTCATGGATATATTAACAGATAGAACCCAAAACACTCTGACAATTAACACCGGATCTTACCCTCAAAGTAACgaaaccttaaaaaataattgtaatgaaaCAACAGCAAGGAACACAACTGACATGGTCATCAACAATACAGACGATACCTCTATTAAAGGGGTAGATATTTTGAAGAataacacagaagaaaattcgACTAGAAATACAggaaattgtgataaaaaaaacgtaacgttgacaaaaaatgtagaaaatttctttaaaaatgctgAAAGTTTAGTAACTAGCGAGGCGGGCGCCAGCAACAAGGCCGCGGCCGCGCCGGTAGCCGCCGGCAGCGACGTGAGCGTCGCCTGCGCGCTAAAGTGA
- the LOC126910746 gene encoding tRNA 2'-phosphotransferase 1 isoform X2 produces MNNKDIQLSKSLSWLLRHGAVKEGFKLSPEGYLEVNKILLHKIFRGKYNTSDIERVVNNNDKKRFKLRRNLSTNCLEIKANQGHTISEVTDADLTPITQPKYGTVIHGTYLKCWPAIKNEGLSRMKRKHIHLAKGTLDDASVISGLRRDTEVHIYINLSRALADGISFFESENGVILTSGNKQGYLEPKYFEKAINIRTGESLYP; encoded by the exons AT gaataataaagatattcaaCTGAGTAAATCATTATCGTGGCTGCTACGGCACGGAGCAGTCAAAGAAGGTTTTAAATTAAG CCCTGAAGGATATTTagaagtaaacaaaatattactacataaaatattcagaGGCAAATATAACACATCAGACATTGAAAGAGTTGTTAATAATAATGACAAGAAGAGGTTTAAACTGCGAAGGAACCTGTCTACCAATTGTCTAGAGATCAAAGCAAACCAAGGACACACTATTAGTGAAGTTACTGACGCTGACCTTACACCCATCActcag cCCAAATACGGCACTGTGATTCATGGCACATATTTAAAATGCTGGCCTGCAATAAAAAATGAAGGCTTGAGTCGTATGAAACGGAAGCACATACATTTAGCAAAAGGTACATTAGATGATGCTTCCGTGATAAGTGGCCTGCGGCGGGACACTGAAGTCCACATATACATAAATCTCTCCCGGGCACTCGCAGATGGTATTTCATTCTTTGAGTCAGAAAATGGTGTCATCCTAACCAGTGGTAATAAGCAAGGATATTTAGAACCTAAATACTTTGAGAAAGCCATAAATATTAGAACTg GTGAGTCCCTGTACCCATGA
- the LOC118267503 gene encoding uncharacterized protein LOC118267503 isoform X2 — MNWEDDILDTSNIQFIGDFDVQVQEILSYVRLTAERVHGLKLLFDDLEFALQQLSPGCQIEPFGSVVTGLGIKSSDVDCYVSLPPGELPTPQHVVRARRILGRYNTKFTKLLAITNAKVPIVKFFHIPTQCHCDVNFKSPAGVRNSKLLAFLLHWDRRALPLAILIKYWARLNNFIGTNRMGNYALMMMVVFYLQLKNILPAVYRLQANVPPYMVDGWNTAFDDSMRGEGTNTDSLYELMGDFFKCFSTFNFADFVISPYLGRAIPKKCFENFDLPDEFHLYKQHVTLDVRKKINTKVKLCVQDPFDHARNCTVGVYERLVDKIMLHLQFAAQKFSEQPSHNFLKVILTQDPNSRPISKALPPHLHKNNRIQKANRKQKQKGLRTGLSMLANNRSAITVLTKGDTSVK, encoded by the exons ATGAACTGGGAAG ATGACATACTGGACACatcaaatatacaatttattgGTGATTTTGATGTCCAAGTGCAAGAAATTTTGTCATATGTGAGACTGACTGCGGAAAGAGTACATGGTCTGAAGCTCTTGTTTGATGACTTAGAATTTGCACTGCAGCAATTGTCACCTG GTTGTCAGATTGAACCGTTTGGCTCGGTGGTGACTGGGCTCGGGATAAAGTCAAGTGATGTGGACTGCTACGTGTCGCTGCCTCCCGGCGAGCTGCCCACTCCCCAACATGTCGTCCGCGCCAGGCGGATACTAGGCCGATACAACACTAAGTTCACTAAGCTACTAGCCATCACAAATGCTAAAGTTCCCATAGTCAAGTTCTTCCATATCCCTACTCAGTGTCATTGTGACGTCAATTTCAAAAGCCCTGCCGGAGTGCGCAATAGCAAACTACTCGCTTTCCTACTGCACTGGGACAGACGAGCCCTTCCCTTAGCCATTCTGATCAAATACTGGGCTAGGCTAAACAATTTTATAGGCACCAATCGGATGGGCAATTATGCATTAATGATGATGGTGGTATTTTATTTGCAACTGAAGAACATTCTGCCCGCGGTGTATCGGCTGCAAGCGAACGTGCCGCCCTACATGGTGGACGGCTGGAACACCGCGTTCGATGACAGTATGCGTGGCGAGGGCACCAACACCGACTCGCTGTACGAGCTGATGGGCGACTTCTTCAAGTGTTTCAGTACATTCAACTTTGCTGACTTTGTCATCTCACCATATTTAGGACGCGCGATCcctaaaaaatgttttgaaaattttgatCTTCCAGATGAGTTTCATTTATACAAGCAACATGTTACTTTAGATGTCcgtaaaaagataaatacaaaagtcaaaCTATGCGTCCAAGACCCCTTCGACCACGCCAGGAACTGTACTGTTGGTGTCTACGAGAGGTTGGTCGACAAAATAATGCTTCACTTACAATTTGCGGCGCAGAAATTTAGTGAACAGCCAAGTCACAATTTTCTAAAAGTTATATTGACGCAAGATCCAAACAGCCGGCCAATTAGCAAGGCGCTACCACCGCatctacacaaaaataatagaatacAAAAAGCCAACCGGAAACAGAAGCAGAAAGGGCTGCGCACTGGCTTGTCGATGCTCGCGAACAATCGCTCGGCTATCACTGTGCTGACGAAAGGAGACACATCAGTAAAGTAA